In one Tachysurus vachellii isolate PV-2020 chromosome 24, HZAU_Pvac_v1, whole genome shotgun sequence genomic region, the following are encoded:
- the pspc1 gene encoding paraspeckle component 1 isoform X3, which translates to MANRNLKHVNIQNSSPSPKPPNRSTESPSAERVQKMEAATPSPQVTSPQPEAEGSSTEPREMTLDLKSFRKPGEKTFTQRCRLFIGNLPTDITEEDFRKLFAKYGEANEVFINRDRGFGFIRLESRTLAEIAKAELDGTVLRNRPIRIRFATHGAALTVRNLSPVVTNELLEQAFSQFGPVERAVVVVDDRGRPTGKGIVEFANKPAARKALDRCAEGALLLTTSPRPVIVEPTEQCDEEDGLSEKLLQKSAQYHKEREQPPRFAQPGTFEFEYSSRWKALDEMEKQQREQVKRNIQEAKEKLEAEMETAKHEHQLMMMRQDLMRRQEELRRLEELRNQELHKRKQMAMRHEEERRRHEEEMMRHRDQDDMRRQPDAFKPGFMDSIDADLYMVW; encoded by the exons ATGGCGAACCGAAACCTTAAGCACGTAAATATTCAGAACAGTTCTCCATCTCCGAAGCCTCCGAATCGCAGCACGGAGTCTCCGTCCGCGGAGCGCGTGCAGAAGATGGAGGCAGCGACGCCATCGCCTCAAGTCACGAGCCCTCAACCTGAGGCAGAAGGCAGCAGCACCGAGCCTCGGGAAATGACATTAGACCTGAAGAGCTTCAGGAAACCGGGAGagaaaacattcacacaaagGTGCAGACTGTTTATAGGCAACCTTCCTACTGACATCACGGAAGAAGACTTCAGGAAGCTGTTCGCTAAATATGGCGAAGCTAATGAAGTATTTATCAACCGAGACCGAGGATTCGGATTCATTCGACTG gAATCGAGGACTCTAGCAGAGATCGCCAAAGCAGAGTTGGATGGCACAGTGCTGAGGAACAGGCCAATTCGCATCCGGTTTGCCACACATGGAGCTGCTCTCACGGTTCGAAACCTTTCACCAGTTGTTACTAATGAACTCCTGGAGCAGGCATTTTCACAGTTTGGACCAGTGGAAAGGGCAGTTGTGGTGGTAGACGATCGTGGCAGACCCACAGGTAAAGGCATTGTGGAGTTTGCCAATAAGCCTGCTGCACGAAAGGCTCTTGACCGTTGTGCTGAGGGAGCCCTTTTACTTACCAC GTCTCCGAGGCCAGTTATTGTTGAACCAACAGAGCAGTGTGACGAAGAAGATGGCCTTTCAGAAAAACTATTGCAGAAGTCAGCACAATATCACAA GGAAAGGGAGCAGCCTCCACGCTTTGCCCAGCCAGGCACCTTTGAGTTTGAGTACTCGTCGCGGTGGAAGGCACTTGATGAGATGGAGAAACAGCAGCGGGAGCAGGTGAAAAGGAATATCCAAGAGGCCAAGGAGAAACTGGAAGCTGAGATGGAGACAGCAAAACACGAGCACCAGCTCATGATGATGAGACAAG ATCTAATGCGCCGTCAAGAAGAGTTGCGTCGTCTGGAAGAACTGAGAAACCAGGAGCTGCATAAGCGCAAACAGATGGCGATGAG acatgaggaagaaagacGGAGACACGAGGAGGAAATGATGCGCCACAGAGACCAGGACGATATGAGACGTCAGCCCGATGCCTTTAAACCTGGTTTTATGGATAGC